In Lolium perenne isolate Kyuss_39 chromosome 5, Kyuss_2.0, whole genome shotgun sequence, the sequence aaacaagttagacgtctctaatttggtttgcatattttacgtggtttagggttttcgagagagatctaatctacctacgaacatgaaccacaacgttgatactaatgttttcaatagaagagtaaattgaatcttcactatagtaggagagacagacacccgcaaagcctcttatgcaatacaagttgcatgtcgaacgaggaacaagtctcatgaacgcggtcatgtaaagttagtccgagccgcttcatcccactatgccacaaagatgcaaagtactcaaactaaagataacaagagcatcaacgcccacaaaaccattgtgttctactcgtgcaaccatctatgcatagacacggctcgataccactttgtaggataacgttgcatagaaaacaaaaatttcctaccgcgaacacgcaatccaagccaagatgcaatctagaagacggtagcaacgagggggtatcgagtctcacccttgaagagattccaaagcctacaagatgaggctcttgttgctgcggtagacgttcacttgccgcttgcaaaagcgcgtagaagatcttgatcacgatcggttccggcgccacgaacgggcagcacctccgtactcggtcacacgttcggttgttgatgaagacgacgtccacctcccgttccagcaggcagcggaagtagtagctcctcttgaatccgacagcacgacggcgtggtgtcggtggcggtggagaactccggcggagcttcgctaaagctacgcgaaagatatggaggagagggggcggctagggtttgggagggggtggccggccacttcaaggggggcggccagcttgtggtcttggggtggccggccccctcccttggcccctcattatataggtggatccccaagagttggtctccaagtcttcgaataagacccgaaccaaaaaccttccatatggaggggaaacctagccaagctaggactcccactagaggtgggagttccacctcccatatgggggggtggccggccccctaagggggagtccacttgggactcctcccccactagggttggccggccatggaggtggagtcccatgtggactccaccttccttggtggtttcttccggacttttctagaaccttccatagaaccttccgcgacattttaattcacataaaatgacatcctatatatgaatcttattctccggaccattctggaactcctcgtgatgtccgggatctcatccgggactccgaacaaatattcgaactccattccatattcaagttctaccatttcaacatccaactttaagtgtgtcaccctacggttcgtgaactatgcggacatggttgagtactcactccgaccaataaccaatagcgggatctggagatccataatggctcccacatattcaacgatgactttagtgatcgaatgaaccattcacatacaataccaattccctttgtcacgcgatattttacttgtccgaggtttgatcatcggtatcactctataccttgttcaacctcgtctcctgacaagtactctttactcgtaccgtggtatgtggtctcttatgaactcattcatatgcttgcaagacattagacgacattccaccgagagggcccagagtatatctatccgtcatcgggatggacaaatcccactgttgatccatatgcctcaactcatactttccagatacttaatcccacctttatagccacccatttacgcagtggtgtttggtgtaatcaaagtacctttccggtataagtgatttacatgatctcatggtcataaggactaggtaactatgtatcgaaagcttatagcaaataacttaatgacgagatcttatgctacgcttaattgggtgtgtccattagatcattcatacaatgacataaccttgttattaataacatccaatgttcatgattatgaaactaatcatccattaatcaacaagctagtttaagaggcatactagggacttcttgtttgtctacatatcacacatgtactaatgtttcggttaatacaattatagcatgatatataaacatttatcataaacataaagatataaataataaccactttattattgcctctagggcatatctccttcaaaatcatgggttgtctcccataagcgcttttctttaacgcctttcagctaggcgcagaaagtgtgtatcaagtattatcaagagacgaagcatcaacatcattttcacaatttatcccattaggtatcttagatgctcctttttctatagtggtattaagagctttatcaattttaggcctatactagttttttggtttaggcaccttagagacatacatgaacttttgctccttacccacataagctttctctctaaactcaatagatgaaaaagttgaacccaaggttcccatagcttcttcaagttcactaatcctttgggtttgattatcatgagtagcacaagcttctaggatggtgattctctcattaattccacctagagatttgtcaagtttatcagtgctattaagtaattctcccagtttagtctcaatacttggaaggttttgctctatggtttccaactttttcatgacatcttcaagagagatttcaattttaacttcattaacaggcggtattccaaatagactctcaataatgcaactagcttctaaggcaggggtacctaggaaattacctcccgcgagacaatcaagaacatacctattccagctagagataccaacataaaaattcctgagtaggatagtggtggagtgtttcttaatgcacctattatgagcatcactaattctataccaagcatcttttaaacattctccccctgttGCTTGAACGAAcggacttcaacttcaggattactcattttagcaatagtaaataaagcaaactggataaagtaaatgcaagtaactaattttttgtgtgtttttaatatggagaacaagacagtaaataaagtaaaactagcaactaaattttttgtgttttgttttagtgcagcaaacaaagaagtaaataaaaataaagcaagacaaaaacaaagtaaagagattggaggtggagactccccttgcagcgtgtcttgatctccccggcaacggcgccagaaaaagagcttgatacgcgtacagcacgcgtccgttgggaaccccaagaggaaggtgtgatgcgcacagcggcaagttttccctcagtaagaaaccaaggtttatcgaaccagtaggagccaagaagcacgttgaaggttgatggcggcggagtgtagtgcgacgcaacaccagagattccggcgccaatgtggaacctgcacaacacaaccaaagtactttgtcccaacgtaacagtgaggttttcaatctcaccggcttgctgtaacaaaggattagatgtatagtgtggatgatgatgtttgcagagaacagtagaacgagtattgcagtagattgtatttgatgtaaaagaatggaccgggatccacatttcactagtggtgtctctccgataagaataagcatgttgggtgaacaaattacagttggacaattgacaaataaagagggcatgaccatgcacatacatgttatgatgagtattgtgagatttaattgggcattacgacaaagtacatagaccgctatccagcatgcatctatgcctaaaaagtccaccttcaggttatcatccgaaccccctccagtattaagttgcaaacaacagacaattgcattaagtatggtgcgtaatgtaatcaacaaatatatccttagacatagcattgatgttttatccctagtggcaacagcacatccacaaccttagaggttgctgtcactcccccagattaaatggaggcatgaacccactatcgagcataaatactccctcttggagttacaagcaaaaacttggccagagcctctactagcaacggagagcatgcaagatcataaacaacacatagatgatagattgataatcaacataacatagcattcactattcatcggatcccaacaaacgcaatatatagtattacagatagatgatcttgatcatgttaggcagctcacaagatccaacaatgatagcacaattagaagaagacgaccatctagctactgctatggacccatagtccaggggtgaactactcacacatcactccggaggctaccatggcggtgaagagtcctccgggagatgattctcctctccggcagggtgccggaggcgatctcctgaatcccccgagatgggattggcggcggcggcgtctctggaaggttttccgtatcgtggctctcggtactggagttattctcgacgaaagcttatgtaggcgaaagggtaggtcagggggcgccacgaggggcccacaccacaggccggcgcggccagggcctgggccgcgccgccctggtgtgtggccgcctcgtcgctccactttgtttcctctccggacttctggaagcttcgtggaaaaataagatcctgggcgttgatttcgtccaattccgagaatatttccttactaggatttctgaaaccaaaaacaataaaaacaaagaatcggctcttcggcatctcgttaataggttagtgccggaaaatgcataaatatgacataaagtatgtataaaacatgtgagtatcatcataaaagtagcatggaacataagaaattatcgatacgttggagacgtatcatcccccAATCGTTCGATCCGGCGCATTTGTCAAACGGGGTTTGGGAGACGCAGCTGGATATGCTCTTATATGCTTGAGGTTTCTTTTGAAGCAAGGATTGACATTCCGTGGACATGATGAgagtgaagaatgaagaaatttgTGAATGTTATGTGGGAATGATTTCTTGCTAAGGTGACATTGTTGCAATACATGTGGCATTCTAGTTCCCTCACCGGAAGAAAAGTATGTGGCTCATGGAAGATCACATAGGTATTATCAAATACAAACAAATGATGATCATTATAGAAGAGAAGTCTATCTTGTTGGTGttgatcaaattattcaagagctCTACAATTGGTAAGATGATGTCAACATGGAGTTGCTAATTTGCATGGCACGTTTGAATCCCTTGAGTTAATTTGCTTCTTATGATGCACAAAAGGTAATGATACTTGCTCAATTATACCCCAATGACAAGCGCGGATTTGATAAGGCTTGATCTCCAAATTGAAATCTTTATGATGATATGAAAAAAATATGATAGGTTCAAATGTATCAATCATCTTGGTGAGATATCTATTTTTATTGttgaaacaaaaaaaacatgTTGTTTATGATTTGGTTTACATGCTTCTCAAATTGATATTGCTCCTACCGATGACAACGACAAATGTCAAAAGAGTATTTTATACAATGAGTCTAGTGAAAAATAAGTTGAGAAATAGCATGGGTGATGAGCTCTTGAACCATTGCTTAGTGACATTTATCGAGCGAGATGTGTTATTGAAAGTGAAGCTGACAAAGTCAAACTTTCATGGGAATGCGAGGGCGTAGAGTAAAGAACTAGTAGTGACACAAATTTCTATTTATGTTATCCATTATGTAAGATGGTAATCTGTTGTCTATATATATTACTCATTTAGAAAAAAATTATCACAATTAGGGGAGCGAAAAAATGAGGTGTGCCCACCATCTAACTTTTTCATGCGTCCGTCACTGGTTCTAGCTAGAGAGAAACGTGAAAACCGCTACGTCATGGCGGCATTGGTCGAATGCAACATATGTGCATGTGTGCTCATAAACCCACATGAAAGGGGGTTTCATCTACGTTATGGCGTAGCGACATTGTGCGAACGCATCCCAGTGAATCACGTGTGCACGCGAACCCACATGCAAGGGAGAGTGGCGGATTCTAGCTTAGCTGAAAGCGGAAAACTCGACATGGCCACGTGAAGGAACCTGGTGCATTGTCTACGTGTGCACGTGGACCCCACGGGCAAAGCCGTGTGTGATAGTTCCAACTAGAGAAAAATGTGGAAGCCGCTGAGTCATGACGGCGTTGGCTGAATGCAGCCCGTGAGCAATAGCGAAGCCCGGGACCAAAAACTGTGGGGTCGGACTACCTATACAGCAAGCACGAATACCAAAATATCCAAAATTTAAAGGTGTTTTACTAAAAAGTTGTGACCCATCAGCCTTGTACACAGCTCCGCCACTACCCGTGAACCACGTGTGTACGTGGGCCCACATGAAAAGAGGCGTCGACGTAGCGGTGTTGGTGGAACATATCACCGTGAGCCACGTGTGTATGCGGGCCCACATGAAAAGATGCATCGACGTAGCGGTGTTGGTGGAACACATCACCGTGAACCACATGTGCACGCGGGCCCACTTGCAAGGGAGAGGCACGAATTCTAGCTCAACAGAAAGGAGAAAACTGGACGTAGCCACGTAAACGGATCTTGTCTGTGTGCGCATGTGAACCCCACAGGCGACGCTGCGCGTGATATTGCCAGCTGGAGAGAAACGTGGAAGGCGATGCGTCATGGCGGTGTTGGCCGAACGCAGCCCGTGAGCCACGTGGGCCAGCTCAGCAGAAGGTAGCCACATGTGCACTGCATCCTATGTGGCGAGGAAGAGGTGGAGACCAGCGAGGCAGAAACCAGTGAGCCAGCTCAGCAGAAGGTAGCCACGTGTGCAATGCATCCTATGTGGCGAGGAATAGGTGGAGTCCAGCGAGGCAGAAACCAGGGAGCGAACGCCAGATGAGACATATCCTGCTGTTTTTGTCCAACGCGTCTTTCCTTTTCGGCCTCTGTTGCCCGTGCGTGGCGGTGCGGCTTCACGTTTTGCTCCACGCCCCGGCGTTCACCCGACGGCtcccggccgcgccgccgccaccagccTCGCGCTCCGCTATTTCTACCCCCTCCATAAACCCTAGCCCGACCAGCCCCCGTCCCTCCCTCCCTACCCCGCTCTCCATGGACGGCGCCGGCGACGACcccacgcgccgccgccggctcCTCCCACTGCCCAGCCCGCGTGCCCCCGCCGTCGCCACCGACCCCTCATCcctccgccgcctcccgccgGTCCACCCCACCCCCGCCTCCCCCCGTTTACCCGCGGGTTTTGGCCACTACCAGCCGCAGCCGGGCggtggcggcgccggcgccggaggGTCCAACCACGCGCGCTCGCTCTCGCAGCCCCAGTTCTTATCCATGGACTTCCTCTTCCGCCCTCACTACCCCGATCTGGCTGCGCCGGCGCCGATCGCTGTCACCCCGCCACCGTCTGCGCCGCCACCCGGTTCCGAGAAGGGGCCGTCCGGGCTGCCTCCGCTGCGGGCGGGGCACCGGCGGTCGCAGAGCGACGTCCTCCTCGCCATCTCCTCGCAGCCCAACCCGCAGATGCCACCCCCGGCGCCGGTCACCGCGGAGGCCCTCGCGGCCGCCAACAACAGCACCCTCGACGGGATCCTCGGCGCCTACATGGGCCCCAAGGCCCCGGTCACGGTCGCCTCCGCTCAGGAGCGGCGCGACAACCAGGACGGCCAGGTGCGCGCGTGGAGCCCCGCCGACAGCAGCGAGAACGAAGCTGACAGCGGGGACGGCGGCCTGCCCAGGCACGCCCGCAGCTTGTCAGCGGACAGCTTCGTAGGGAAGCTCGCCTTCGGAGCCATGGGCCTGGAGCCGTCCAACAACCTGCCCCCGCCGTCTCCAGGCCCCGGTGCTGCTGCCGGCCTGGCACGCAGCGGAAGTGGTTCCATTGGCGGCGCCGCCGCTATCTTCGCCAAGGAGTTCGCATGTATGGGATTCAGTGAGGCCGACAAGAAGAAGATTATGGAGAGCGATCACCTTTCCAAGATTGTAATGACCGATCCTAAGAAGGTCAAAAGGTTTGTGCTTTCTACAGGGAGTCGGTTCAATTACAATGTTTTCTTTAGTACTGAAACTGATCATCTTTTCAACTTCTTACAGGATTCTCAACAATCGGCTATCTGCTGCCAAGTCAAAGGAGCGCAAGGCAAGGTACATAGCAGAGCTCGAGCGCAAGGTTCAGGTGCTGCAGTCTGAGGCTACCACATTAACTTCACAAGTCAATATGCTTCAGGTATATGCTCTCTGAAGGTGGTGCGCATTTTGATTTTGGCCTATGAAGGTTTGGCCGTCTTACTTACTGTGGCTGTCTATATTTTGCAGAGGGGCTATTCTCTGCTTTCAACCCACAACAGTGAGATGAAAATCAGGCTGCAAGCTTTGCTGCAGCAAGCAGAGTTGAAAGATGGTTAGTTTGCTTCATTCTTTTCAAGTGTTCATTTCTTGAGTTGTCATAGATATAGATAGTACATTGCAGTATAACTCAGCATATGTATCTATGAGTAGATGCCCAGTGCTATACAACAATATCAACTGTTTAGTTCATACTTCAGAAAACTAAATGCCATGATGTAGTAGGCTATAATACTAAACCGTTATGTTGAATTCTGGTGTAGCCTTAGCAATCTGGCACATGTACGCTTCTCTGGACTAGTCACTGCACTGGATATCACAAAAATGTTCGGAATGTGCCATATTTTCTTTATCTTATCTGATAATGGTTCTTCTTCCCAGCAACTCAATTCAAATGATTCTTTTGATGAACAGTAGAAAATCAAGGTTTTGCACTATGGCTAATGCCCACAGTAGTTACCTAAAAATactaaaacaaacaaaaaaaaactactaCTTCAGTTATGTTTTTTACTACTTCAGTTATGTTTTTTACTACTTCAGTTATGTTTTTTTACTAGCGTTAAGCTCCCTTGATCACATTACGTTGATGCGGTTGAATAACCCTGTTTTACCCATGTTAGCATGAACTTTGTTGCTTTTTTGCCATATTTAATCTCCAATTTAACTTGTGTATTCACTATTCTCTGTCCAGCTCTGAACGAAGCACTAAATTCTGAGGTCCAGCGCTTAAAACTTGTTGCTGGTGAGACCAGTGATCCTCAAATGCCGAACGCTTCAGAGCAACAAATGAGCACCCGTatgattcagctgcaccagctgcTGAAGAAGCCATCAAAGGATCAGCAAGATCAGCAACAGAAGTGGAGCTAGGGTGAATTTCCAAACGAGATCTTCCAAGGGAAATTTCACATCACAGATTCAATTGGTAACACCATATGTGCTGGAAAGTACTTTGCTTGGGTTCCAGATCAACAATCATAGGAAAATCCATTCTTTTCTGTCAAAATTGTTTCGTTCATTGCCGTGTAAAACCCAGGTTGGATTTTGTACTGTACAAAGTGTCTGTTTCTGTCTGTCTGTAACTTTGTGCTGGAATTATCAAAAAACAAAAAGATATGGTACCTTGCTTTTGATGGGATAACTTGAGGGAAATGTAcaacatattctgtttgtggtaTGCTTGTGTTCTCCATTAGCCAGTTTGAGGGATGCATAATGATATTGTTGATATAAAGTTAGCTTTATGTTTGGTAGTATGATCGATGTTGCATGATGGTAGCTGGTTGCAGCTTGGTGATAGTTGCTGTTTTGAAGTTTTTGGTTCTGAACAAGAGTTCAGCTCTTGCTTCAGTTTATTCGATACAACTTCGCTACCATTAGGAAGTTTGATATAGGTTCCACAGTTGTAGATATAAGATAGGAATGTGCTTCTGCATATTGGTATTGCAGTGGCACTGCATAATTAgtggcacatacatatatcatgcatTTCCAATAATGCTTGAATTGCTCTCTGATATAATTAACTGCCATTTTAAGCAGCTGAAAGTATACAAATTTTGTAAAGTCTTGAGTGACATACAGAGATAGTTTTGACCTGCAGAAACCATAAGTGGTTTGTTATTATACTAAATATTAGCTTTTGTAAATCAAAACTCATTTTCTCTACCCTGAGTACTAAACACTACAACATTCTAATGAATATTAATTTTTTTGACTTGCATTTGAAAGAAACTGGTTATGAACCTGCTAAGACCTGTCCATAAGTTCCAGCTAAATTTCTGCTTGACAAACCAAACCATGATTAAGTCGCAGGAGGCTAGTATTACATTTTTCATGCAGACGTTGCATGGTCTTTATATCTTTGGTGCACGAAAGTTGCAGGTAGCAAGCTCAAATGGATAACAGTTTCAAGAACAAATAGCACGCTGAAAGAATTTTACATTTCGACCTATGTTTTCATGCCAGAGTTCTCAGTGGAGCAAGTTTCTCAGATACCCAGCTATCCAATGATTGTTTTTATCAACACAAAAGGTGGTGGACAACTGGGACATGATTTAATTGTCACATACCGTAAGCTTCTCAACCATGCTCGGGTACATATTTTAAGGTCACCAGATATACTTGTTTGCTATTACAGCAACTCTGCATTTTTACTGCAGAGCCAAATATATAACTTAAGGTATTTGATCTAGTTAAGTCTTGCACAAACTCTATAGAAACTTGGAAAGACTCAAGCGTGAATGGCAGGGGGCGTGATGGTGATGCTTTTGCTGCTGAAACCCATAGAAGATTGAGGTTAATAGTGAGTGCAACTAGGCATCGATTCTCCGGATATATTGCTAATGTTTCTACTTGTATTATTTTGTCCCTTACCTTATTTGAACAAGCTGAATTTACACACTATTGTTATGGAAATTTAATTAGGTTGCTGGAAGCGATGGAATGACAGGTTGGTTGCTTGGAGTTCTATCTGATACGGTCTAGAGCGTTCCCAAAAGTATACTTTTTTACTTGAGGTATATTTTTGATGAATATCCGAGGACTAGAGCATTCCCAAAAGTACTTTATTTGCTTGCGGTCTTACACTTTTCTGTATACTTAGTTTATAGATTTTCATAAATGTGACTTAGTTTTTTTTTACATGGTAACTTAGTTATAAGTTTTCTTTCACTGATAATAGAAATATGAGTTTACTTGATTTACATTGTCCGTTTGTCCATCTAAAGATTGAAATGCAAATGCCAAAAGGAGATTGTTTTTTTAATCATGTGAGTCCCATAGTATCTGTATTGCCATATTTTTTATTTGTCCCAGGAATATTCTTACACTGTGTGGGGTTTTGGAATTATTTCAGTATGAGTTAGTTATTTTTCCAGTGCACTTTCTGTGTTCGTGATTGATTTTTAATTGTTTCTTGTTATTTTAGGAAATTGAGCAGAAAAAATAACATAAATCAAATTTTTGCTTACCATATTAACTTGTTTTAGCTCAGTTTTCTAGTAGAACGTGGAATTCTAGTGTACAAAAGTGGTTTTCGAATTTTGATTTGAACTTTTTTTATCAAAGTCAACTCAGTATTCATAAAGTCAACGCAAAATACGTTGGTGAGTTGACTTTGATAAAAAAATATTCATATCAAAATTCGGAAAGCACTTTTGTACACTAGAATTCCACGTTTTACTAGGAAACC encodes:
- the LOC127302463 gene encoding bZIP transcription factor 29, which codes for MDGAGDDPTRRRRLLPLPSPRAPAVATDPSSLRRLPPVHPTPASPRLPAGFGHYQPQPGGGGAGAGGSNHARSLSQPQFLSMDFLFRPHYPDLAAPAPIAVTPPPSAPPPGSEKGPSGLPPLRAGHRRSQSDVLLAISSQPNPQMPPPAPVTAEALAAANNSTLDGILGAYMGPKAPVTVASAQERRDNQDGQVRAWSPADSSENEADSGDGGLPRHARSLSADSFVGKLAFGAMGLEPSNNLPPPSPGPGAAAGLARSGSGSIGGAAAIFAKEFACMGFSEADKKKIMESDHLSKIVMTDPKKVKRILNNRLSAAKSKERKARYIAELERKVQVLQSEATTLTSQVNMLQRGYSLLSTHNSEMKIRLQALLQQAELKDALNEALNSEVQRLKLVAGETSDPQMPNASEQQMSTRMIQLHQLLKKPSKDQQDQQQKWS